One region of Armigeres subalbatus isolate Guangzhou_Male chromosome 3, GZ_Asu_2, whole genome shotgun sequence genomic DNA includes:
- the LOC134227882 gene encoding arylsulfatase B has protein sequence MDLARRKHRFLGYFVITGILSSQCATAQSEKPAPNIIFILADDLGWNDVGFHGSSQIPTPNLDTLAYSGVILNRYYVTPICTPSRSALMTGKYPIHTGMQHAVLYGMEPRGLPLTEKLLPQYLKELGYMNHIYGKWHLGSYTRKHTPLERGFDSHVGFWTGHHHMFDHTAVETNTWGLDMRRGFDVAYDLHGQYTTHVIRDESVAAIRRHNTTQPMFLYVSHAAVHSANPYDFLPAPDETVARLTGISNYQRRKFSAMMTELDQSVGAIIAALSEREMLDNSVIVFSTDNGGPAEGFNNNAASNWPLRGTKNTLWEGGVRGAGFIWSPLIEKTSRVSKQTMHISDWLPTLLEAAGYDLDKLSPDLDGISVWQPLRNDNLTGRTEILHNIDDIWGSAALTVDNWKVIHGTNYEGKWDAWYGPAGNRDTKSYNVSSLYNCPTGRALKKLGMLPSEDVVIQLRQEATVQCSGVQKKECNPLQSPCLFDIVSDPCEFQNLADQFPDVLRTMLEKLSDYNETAVPPGNMPLDTRGDPRFWGYTWHNFGDELLQIYEIVNMTDSAI, from the exons GAATTTTGTCTTCACAATGTGCTACAGCGCAAAGCGAGAAACCGGCACCGAACATCATATTCATTCTAGCTGACGATCTGGGATGGAATGATGTTGGATTTCACGGGTCATCCCAAATCCCAACACCAAACTTGGACACGTTGGCCTACTCTGGCGTGATACTCAACCGTTATTATGTAACGCCTATTTGCACACCGTCGCGATCAGCCCTCATGACGGGAAAGTACCCCATCCATACGGGAATGCAGCATGCAGTTCTTTACGGTATGGAACCACGAGGACTTCCGCTGACGGAGAAACTACTGCCGCAGTACTTGAAGGAACTTGG CTACATGAACCACATCTACGGAAAGTGGCATCTTGGTTCCTATACCCGGAAACACACTCCGCTGGAACGTGGTTTCGATTCGCATGTAGGCTTTTGGACCGGTCATCACCACATGTTCGACCACACGGCTGTGGAAACCAACACTTGGGGATTGGATATGCGAAGGGGATTTGACGTTGCCTATGACCTCCACGGACAATACACGACGCACGTGATTCGGGATGAGTCGGTAGCGGCAATCCGGAGGCATAACACTACTCAACCGATGTTCCTGTATGTATCCCACGCGGCGGTTCATTCTGCGAATCCTTATGATTTTTTGCCAGCACCGGATGAAACTGTAGCAAGGTTGACGGGAATATCAAATTACCAGAGGAGGAAGTTTTCTG CCATGATGACGGAACTGGATCAATCGGTAGGAGCAATCATCGCTGCCTTGAGTGAACGAGAAATGTTGGACAATTCGGTAATTGTGTTCAGCACCGATAACGGCGGTCCTGCGGAAGGTTTCAACAACAATGCTGCTTCCAATTGGCCACTCAGAGGAACGAAAAATACGCTCTGGGAAGGAGGTGTCCGTGGTGCAGGATTTATTTGGAGTCCATTGATAGAGAAAACGTCGCGGGTTTCTAAACAAACGATGCATATTAGCGATTGGTTGCCGACGCTTTTGGAGGCAGCTGGATATGATCTGGA TAAACTTTCACCGGATTTGGACGGTATCAGCGTATGGCAGCCACTGCGAAACGATAATCTCACCGGTCGAACTGAAATCCTTCACAACATTGACGATATCTGGGGGAGCGCTGCGTTGACTGTTGACAACTGGAAAGTAATTCATGGAACCAATTACGAAGGGAAATGGGATGCTTGGTATGGACCAGCTGGAAATCGAGACACCAAGTCTTATAACGTGTCATCTTTATATAATTGCCCAACTGGACGAGCATTGAAGAAACTTGGAATGCTTCCATCGGAAGATGTAGTTATCCAGCTGCGACAGGAAGCTACCGTCCAGTGTTCAGGCGTACAAAAGAAAGAATGCAATCCGCTGCAATCACCGTGTCTTTTTGACATCGTTAGCGATCCTTGCGAGTTTCAGAACTTGGCAGATCAATTCCCGGATGTCTTGAGAACAATGTTGGAAAAGCTGAGTGATTATAATGAAACGGCGGTTCCTCCTGGTAACATGCCGTTGGATACTCGAGGAGACCCCCGTTTTTGGGGTTATACGTGGCATAATTTTGGCGACGAACTGTTGCAGATATATGAGATTGTAAATATGACTGATAGTgcaatttga